Proteins found in one Planococcus citri chromosome 2, ihPlaCitr1.1, whole genome shotgun sequence genomic segment:
- the LOC135836158 gene encoding UDP-glucosyltransferase 2-like, whose protein sequence is MMSNIYFRILTISFIFSNLTTIESAKILGIFIIFSKSHHSVSQPIVKGLAARGHEVTVVSHFKSSHTVPNYTEILLPEANNFIDTIDIKSTQNYSDYYQYKKFLRELENSHCDHVLSLEFIKELIFSKEKTIDLIIGEIYFTQCYHLLAYTLNVPLILFLSPSLGEGVHYFVGNPCNPSFIPVKNTLYTTRMSFFERLDNAFQYSRNYWFQSFVINADTERYAREVFKMEPPSSEELNKKAALGFYNSHFSFIGRPMSPNAIEIGGIHIKERKKLSKDLEDFIEGFAPGVIFFSFGTTIKASSISSEKLKIIIDTFASIPQRVLWRVNELNISESIPPNVKLGKWFPQRDILEHKNVIGFISHCGLLGTLEAVHTSTPVIGMPFSFDQFQNANILAEKGAGIHVDYFTMTKYIFARAIEEIITNPKYRENMQKLSMVFKDRPRSPLDESLYWSEYVIKHQGAPHLRTTAADMPLYQYLLLDVLAVILGTAIGILCICKLLLRIGVRFSNYITYTYLGKTKKTIR, encoded by the exons atgatgagcaatatttattttagaatattgacgataagtttcattttttcaaacttgacaaCTATAGAATCAGCTAAAATCCTgggaatttttataatattcaGCAAAAGTCACCACTCAGTAAGTCAACCAATTGTTAAAGGTTTAGCTGCCAGGGGACACGAGGTGACCGTTGTGAGTCATTTCAAATCCAGTCATACTGTTCCAAATTACACTGAGATTTTACTCCCCGAAGCTAACAATTTTATTGACACTATTGATATAAAATCTACACAAAATTATTCTGATTATTatcaatataaaaaatttcttcgtgAACTTGAGAATTCCCATTGTGATCACGTTTTGAGTTTGGAATTCATTAAAGAATTGATATTTTCTAAGGAGAAAACAATTGATTTAATTATaggtgaaatttattttacgcAATGTTACCATTTATTAGCGTACACATTAAACGTACCATTGATACTTTTTCTTTCGCCGAGTCTAGGCGAAGGAGTACATTACTTTGTTGGCAATCCATGTAATCCATCCTTTATACCTGTGAAAAATACTCTATATACTACACGAATGAGTTTTTTCGAACGGCTAGACAATGCTTTTCAGTATAGTCGGAATTATTGGTTCCAAAGCTTTGTAATTAACGCAGATACTGAGAGATATGCTCGCGAAGTGTTCAAAATGGAGCCCCCTTCTAGCGAAGAACTGAACAAGAAGGCTGCTTTAGGTTTTTACAACAGTCATTTCAGTTTTATTGGCAGACCAATGTCTCCTAATGCGATAGAAATTGGCGGTATTCACATCAAAGAACGGAAAAAGTTATCAAAG GATTTGGAAGATTTCATCGAAGGATTTGCTCCtggcgttatttttttttctttcggtaCCACGATCAAAGCTAGTAGTATATCTTCTGAAAAGTTGAAGATTATTATTGATACTTTTGCTTCTATACCTCAAAGAGTATTATGGAGAGTAAATGAATTGAACATATCTGAATCCATACCTCCTAACGTCAAATTAGGCAAATGGTTTCCACAAAGAGATATCTTAG AGCATAAAAACGTAATCGGGTTTATAAGTCATTGCGGCCTATTGGGTACATTGGAGGCTGTTCACACATCAACTCCAGTCATTGGTATGCCTTTTTCGTTCGACCAATTTCAAAACGCCAACATATTAGCTGAAAAGGGAGCTGGTATCCACGTTGATTACTTCACAATGACTAAATATATTTTTGCTCGTGCAATTGAGGAAATTATAACCAACCCCAA atatcgcgaaaacatgcaaaaattatcaatggtATTCAAAGACAGACCAAGATCACCTTTGGACGAGTCTCTATATTGGTCAGAATATGTTATAAAACACCAAGGAGCTCCTCATTTGAGGACCACAGCAGCAGATATGCCTTTGTATCAATATTTATTACTGGATGTACTCGCAGTAATATTGGGCACTGCGATAGGTATTTTATGTATTTGTAAACTATTGCTGAGAATTGGGGtacgattttcaaattatattacctatacctacctagggAAAACGAAAAAGACAATTCGATAA
- the LOC135836159 gene encoding zinc finger protein 271-like isoform X2, producing the protein MECAESVFIEEGACETVVADDVVVDEIIQAEEVIQGEEVIQTDEVIQADDCGQDESLQAENNENAQWYLYLLQADQALDQLRGTKVEIELPEEKVEQIDAGYECEIEDMGQLQEEDVNVETEEHYDYNIDAIRQIQEAKVEIQQDGFNYTIDEENGFKHEPPENIELDNIDPNLYAEFASEVVIGEEVVIGDEVVIETEGDITFNYRQGENSDIPLNCRHCNKTFHKRSKLEQHERMHTGERRFKCPHCEKGFNQRVNLDNHIRVHTGEKPFTCEFCSKSFSQQGNLKTHMQKHLYIEYFICPHCKDNFRSKSELNEHIKTHKDTLILECPFCQSVFNTEDEVNEHMQIHSGDHLFLCLICKDNFGSQEELNDHVKMHTQNYECIYCKQMFEQEDDLIDHFDRLHRHGDLYECTDCKQYFETAAELNYHSDTHKGENPFKCTICGERFYTEGLLAKHVKLHEGHKSFVCSYCNRSFSQKGNLNTHIRRHTGERPFKCTGCNKMFSDYSTYTRHVRVHTKEKPYTCEYCLRPFSQLSNLKCHIQRRHDHVESKFECEYCVKQFENKEDLLAHLKTHTGDKPYVCQVCLKSFSQWANLKCHILSGHHAKQGLLICEYCEAYYDSQESLEEHLKTHSGKNPYICNVCQKTYSSSANLKKHVKIHTSVKNFPCDICNKAFYTHSLLKNHLMTHQGEKPFSCQYCDKSFINKYRLKSHTYIHTGEKPYECEYCQRHFRNQSVLRRHIRVHTGEHPYSCPYCKKTFKTHSENKLHIRIHTGEKPYTCTFCNKTFRTHSAIKIHQKTHSVDNRFLGFLKCSWCSSKFRNMEDLRMHVNKLHDENWEPENMALNAIDEEVMEVTVQNEEDFDEDEDGEEEEEEEDEEVEEFELVGLDDVIKTEPLDNDMIEEIDFFV; encoded by the exons ATGGAATGTGCCGAATCTGTATTCATCGAAGAAGGCGCATGTGAAACCGTTGTCGCCGATGATGTAGTGGTTGATGAGATTATACAAGCTGAAGAAGTGATCCAAGGTGAAGAGGTAATTCAAACCGATGAGGTGATTCAAGCTGATGACTGTGGTCAAGATGAATCTCTGCAAGCT GAAAACAATGAGAACGCTCAGTGGTACCTATATTTACTGCAAGCTGACCAAGCACTGGATCAATTACGTGGTACCAAAGTTGAGATCGAACTACCCgaagaaaaagttgaacaaatCGACGCAGGTTACGAGTGTGAGATCGAGGATATGGGTCAGCTACAAGAAGAAGACGTTAATGTAGAGACCGAAGAACATTACGACTATAATATCGATGCCATTCGTCAAATACAAGAGgctaaagttgaaattcaacaaGACGGATTTAATTACACGATCGACGAAGAGAATGGATTCAAACATGAGCCTCCAGAGAACATAGAGTTAGATAATATTGATCCCAATCTGTATGCTGAGTTCGCTTCCGAG GTGGTAATTGGAGAAGAAGTAGTGATAGGCGACGAAGTTGTGATCGAGACCGAAGGCGATATTACCTTCAATTACCGCCAAGGAGAAAATTCAGATATTCCGTTAAATTGTCGACACTGCAACAAAACGTTCCACAAACGTAGTAAACTAGAGCAACACGAACGTATGCATACCGGTGAACGACGATTCAAGTGTCCTCATTGTGAAAAAGGATTCAACCAGAGAGTCAATTTAGATAACCACATCCGCGTACATACCGGCGAAAAACCATTCACTTGCGAATTCTGTTCGAAAAGTTTCAGTCAGCAAGGCAACCTGAAAACGCATATGCAGAAGCATTTATATATCGAGTACTTCATTTGCCCGCATTGCAAGGATAATTTCCGCTCTAAATCTGAGCTCAACGAGCACATTAAAACTCACAAAGATACCCTCATACTGGAATGTCCGTTCTGCCAATCGGTTTTCAATACCGAAGACGAAGTCAACGAACACATGCAAATACACTCCGGTGATCATTTGTTTTTGTGCTTAATTTGCAAAGACAATTTTGGTTCGCAAGAAGAGTTGAATGATCACGTCAAAATGCATACTCAAAATTACGAATGTATATATTGTAAACAAATGTTCGAACAAGAAGACGACCTCATCGATCATTTTGACCGACTGCACCGTCACGGAGACTTATACGAATGTACCGACTGTAAGCAGTATTTCGAAACTGCTGCCGAACTGAATTATCACAGCGATACCCACAAAGGTGAAAACCCCTTCAAATGTACAATCTGTGGTGAGCGATTTTACACCGAGGGTTTGCTCGCAAAACACGTTAAACTTCACGAAGGCCACAAATCGTTCGTTTGCTCGTATTGTAATCGCAGTTTCAGCCAGAAAGGTAATTTGAACACTCACATCAGACGGCATACCGGTGAAAGACCATTCAAGTGTACCGGTTGTAACAAGATGTTCAGCGATTACTCTACGTACACGAGACACGTACGAGTGCACACCAAAGAGAAACCGTACACTTGCGAATACTGCTTGAGACCGTTTTCGCAATTGTCCAATTTAAAATGTCATATTCAAAGACGTCACGATCACGTCGAGAGTAAATTCGAATGCGAATACTGCGtgaaacaatttgaaaacaaagaaGACCTATTAGCACATTTGAAAACTCACACCGGCGATAAACCTTACGTTTGTCAAGTCTGCTTGAAGAGCTTCAGTCAATGGGCGAACTTGAAATGTCACATTTTGAGCGGTCATCACGCCAAACAAGGATTATTGATATGCGAATACTGCGAAGCTTACTACGACTCGCAAGAAAGTCTCGAAGAGCATCTGAAAACCCACTCCGGTAAAAATCCCTACATTTGTAACGTCTGCCAGAAAACCTACAGTTCATCGGCCAATCTCAAGAAACACGTCAAGATACACACCAGCGTGAAAAACTTCCCTTGTGACATCTGTAACAAAGCTTTCTATACGCATTCTCTACTCAAGAACCATCTTATGACCCACCAAGGCGAGAAACCATTCAGTTGCCAGTACTGCGATAAGAGCTTTATTAATAAATATCGTCTGAAAAGCCACACATACATTCACACTGGCGAAAAACCCTACGAATGCGAGTACTGTCAACGCCACTTCCGAAACCAATCCGTTCTCAGACGTCATATTAGAGTGCACACCGGCGAACATCCATATTCTTGTCCGTACtgtaaaaaaacattcaaaacgcACTCGGAAAACAAACTTCACATAAGAATTCATACCGGAGAAAAGCCCTACACTTGCACGTTCTGTAATAAAACCTTCCGCACGCATTCGGCCATTAAAATACATCAAAAGACTCACTCCGTTGATAACAGATTcttaggttttttgaaatgcaGCTGGTGTAGTTCCAAGTTCCGTAATATGGAAGATTTACGCATGCACGTTAATAAGCTACACGATGAGAATTGGGAACCTGAGAATATGGCTTTGAATGCGATCGATGAGGAAGTTATGGAAGTGACAGTTCAGAACGAAGAAGACTTTGATGAGGACGAGGAtggtgaagaagaagaagaagaggaagatGAAGAAGTGGAAGAATTCGAACTTGTCGGACTAGATGACGTTATTAAAACCGAACCTTTGGATAACGATATGATAGaagaaattgacttttttgtgTGA
- the LOC135836162 gene encoding RAB6A-GEF complex partner protein 2 — protein MIEIGAKLIGGPVYLPGDSIGCCVTFTNRSPFIPGSRLPNDLRNIETLALSSAQIHCSCKTIGNMIKGRDAEGSNLVSHSINSDTSFYPCKEDSGLTVFKTEPKILFCDMKLNPGESRSFLYTETLPNEIPPSYRGKLVKYSYKITIGTQRINSAMKELTIPLRILVIDGFPEVNVCEDSIDLSPSNPFLDICEKDKELEPTLQVLQNITARRSTSFYNITNGKGKVATFCLFKSTYKLGEDIVGTFDFSSSTVRCVQFIVSLQCEEIISEKYRNANKYDKAVTTFNNCTEFCLNMKQCFLNLPIPLHVTPVFNTNLVSLKWKLHFEFVTCAKGIEEINPLDNVRLAPKCVNIETMKWNLPVQIYPTATISDLHSQTKSCLMI, from the exons ATGATTGAAATCGGTGCTAAATTGATCGGTGGTCCGGTATATTTACCAGGAGATAGTATCGGATGCTGTGTTACTTTCACCAACAGATCTCCTTTTATTCCAGGATCAAGACTGCCTAATGATCTCAG AAACATTGAAACGCTGGCACTGTCGAGTGCTCAAATCCATTGCTCTTGTAAAACTATCGGAAACATGATCAAAGGTCGAGATGCTGAAGGATCAAATCTGGTTTCACATTCAATCAACAGTG ATACATCATTCTACCCATGCAAGGAAGACAGCGGTCTTACAGTTTTTAAAACTGAGCCGAAGATACTATTTTGCGACATGAAATTAAATCCTGGTGAAAGCAGATCCT TTCTGTATACAGAAACATTACCGAATGAAATTCCACCATCGTATCGCGggaaattggtaaaatattcgTATAAAATCACAATCGGTACCCAGCGAATCAACAGTGCCATGAAAGAATTAACTATACCGCTCCGAATCTTAGTTATCGATG GTTTCCCTGAAGTCAATGTTTGCGAAGATAGTATTGATTTGTCACCTAGTAATCCATTTTTGGATATCTGTGAAAAAGATAAGGAACTAGAGCCAACGTTACAAGTATTacaa aatattacAGCACGACGAAGCACTAGTTTTTATAATATTACCAACGGTAAAGGTAAAGTGGCAACTTTTTGCCTGttcaaaagtacatataaaCTGGGCGAAGATATCGTCGgcacttttgatttttcttcaagcaCAGTACGTTGTGTACAG TTCATAGTCAGTCTACAATGCGAAGAAATTATtagtgaaaaatatcgaaacgCGAATAAATACGACAAAGCAGTGACCACCTTCAATAATTGCAcggaattttgtttgaatatgAAACAGTGTTTTCTGAATTTGCCTATTCCGTTACACGTGACTCCAGTGTTCAATACAAATCTTg TGTCGTTGAAATGGAAGTTGCATTTCGAATTCGTTACTTGCGCTAAAGGCATCGAAGAAATCAATCCATTGGACAACGTACGGCTGGCTCCAAAATGTGTCAATATTGAAACCATGAAATGGAATTTACCAGTTCAAATTTATCCTACTGCGACTATTTCCGACcttcattcgcaaacgaaatcCTGCTTGATGATATAG
- the mRpL37 gene encoding large ribosomal subunit protein mL37: MKLTSVCYRGHNMYRWIKRQWFFQGKKPLLNTPMRDILKRQGVQVYEAAEVMQEPPIKWMEPIKTVGVGRVTKLDDEHPLKQDKPCLFYRDRNVLVEGLNQAKLFTNTVEIESGLPESLLKTKQEIDIANFEESIQMAIASAVVYDSTQQKLPKRKNPENPAWNYPRDYGIIDSRKNYIICNRFIQLCEMIASSESKNRCKVLDAFFSLPLIREPDNIQLQLRADLLVLASDPIKPLASAELTSELRVPNLDPLKYTVSLDEEYFYELKNAHPLKTKNAPFKYPHTALIHFNETEVRNLFGSPVTEDQIVARSLMKAFTIAAAQARYLYGDNVEELPEPIVVQCIQTDAKYFHFSVFQLNTLRWPTESTTVRNIFWHDAISQAYEFGGYYDGRPTISSYNNDVFKTFLAFYKNS, encoded by the exons ATGAAGTTGACAAGCGTTTGTTATCGCGGTCACAATATGTACCGTTGGATCAAAAGACAGTGGTTCTTTCAAGGTAAAAAACCATTGTTGAATACACCTATGCGAGATATTTTAAAACGTCAAGGTGTCCAGGTATATGAAGCTGCTGAAGTTATGCAAGAACCTCCAATCAAATG GATGGAACCGATCAAAACAGTTGGCGTAGGCAGGGTCACGAAATTAGACGATGAGCATCCGTTGAAACAAGACAAGCCGTGTCTGTTCTATCGCGATCGTAACGTTTTAGTGGAAGGTCTAAATCAAGCCAAGCTTTTCACTAATACCGTAGAGATTGAAAGCGGTTTGCCTGAATCGCTATTGAAAACTAAACAGGAAATCGACATCGCAAATTTCGAAGAATCCATTCAAAT GGCTATAGCTTCAGCTGTAGTTTATGATTCGActcaacaaaaattacccaaacgaaaaaatcctgaaaatccaGCATGGAATTATCCACGTGATTACGGTATTATAGATAGTCGTAAGAA CTATATTATATGCAATAGATTTATTCAATTGTGTGAAATGATCGCCAGTTCTGAATCGAAGAATAGATGTAAAGTTCTAGACGCGTTTTTCTCGCTTCCTTTAATCAGAGAACCAGATAATATCCAATTACAATTAAGAGCTGATCTTTTGGTACTAGCTTCGGATCCTATCAAGCCCTTAGCATCGGCTGAACTTACCTCGGAACTTCGTGTTCCGAATTTAGATCCGCTCAAGTACACGGTATCGTTAGATGAAGAATATTTctacgaattgaaaaatgccCATC ccctgaaaacaaaaaatgcgcCTTTCAAGTACCCTCACACGGCGCTGATACATTTCAACGAAACCGAAGTGAGAAATTTATTCGGATCACCCGTCACAGAAGACCAAATAGTGGCTCGTTCGTTGATGAAAGCGTTTACGATAGCAGCTGCTCAAGCTCGTTACCTCTACGGC gaCAATGTTGAAGAATTACCAGAACCGATAGTGGTACAATGCATACAAACGGATgcgaaatatttccattttagCGTATTCCAATTAAACACATTACGTTGGCCAACAGAAAGTACAACTGTTCGTAATATCTTCTGGCATGACGCAATATCACAGGCGTACGAATTTGGCGGTTATTACGATGGGCGTCCGACTATATCATCGTATAATAACGACGTATTTAAGACGTTTTtagctttttacaaaaattcgtaA
- the Bet3 gene encoding trafficking protein particle complex subunit 3 — MSRQTTKLDTKKVNAELFTLTYGALVTRLLKDYENVDDVNKQLERIGYNMGVRLIEDFLARTNSGRCTDFRETSEKIQLAFRTYLGIFPQVNNWNAAGDEFSLIFDTNPLTEFVELPDHCLQLKYSNVMVGVLRGACEMVQMEVNSWFVQDQLKGDNSTELRIKFIKRLEDAIPIGED, encoded by the exons ATGTCCCGTCAAACGACGAAACTGGATACCAAGAAAGTG AATGCGGAATTATTCACACTAACTTACGGAGCACTAGTAACCAGACTGTTGAAAGATTACGAAAATGTAGATGACGTGAATAAACAACTAGAACGAATCGGATATAATATGGGAGTACGTTTAATCGAAGATTTCCTAGCACGTACAAACTCCGGCAGGTGTACAGATTTTCGTGAAACatcggaaaaaattcaa TTGGCTTTCCGCACCTATCTCGGAATTTTCCCTCAAGTTAACAATTGGAACGCGGCCGGAGATGAATTTTCCTTGATTTTCGATACCAATCCGCTGACAGAATTTGTAGAATTGCCCGATCATTGTTTACAATTAAAATACAGTAACGTAATGGTGGGCGTTTTGCGAGGAGCTTGCGAAATG GTTCAAATGGAGGTAAACAGTTGGTTTGTACAAGATCAGTTGAAAGGTGATAACAGTACGGAACTTCGAATAAAGTTCATCAAAAGATTAGAAGACGCGATACCGATTGGAGAAGATTGA
- the LOC135836159 gene encoding zinc finger protein 271-like isoform X1: MECAESVFIEEGACETVVADDVVVDEIIQAEEVIQGEEVIQTDEVIQADDCGQDESLQAQENNENAQWYLYLLQADQALDQLRGTKVEIELPEEKVEQIDAGYECEIEDMGQLQEEDVNVETEEHYDYNIDAIRQIQEAKVEIQQDGFNYTIDEENGFKHEPPENIELDNIDPNLYAEFASEVVIGEEVVIGDEVVIETEGDITFNYRQGENSDIPLNCRHCNKTFHKRSKLEQHERMHTGERRFKCPHCEKGFNQRVNLDNHIRVHTGEKPFTCEFCSKSFSQQGNLKTHMQKHLYIEYFICPHCKDNFRSKSELNEHIKTHKDTLILECPFCQSVFNTEDEVNEHMQIHSGDHLFLCLICKDNFGSQEELNDHVKMHTQNYECIYCKQMFEQEDDLIDHFDRLHRHGDLYECTDCKQYFETAAELNYHSDTHKGENPFKCTICGERFYTEGLLAKHVKLHEGHKSFVCSYCNRSFSQKGNLNTHIRRHTGERPFKCTGCNKMFSDYSTYTRHVRVHTKEKPYTCEYCLRPFSQLSNLKCHIQRRHDHVESKFECEYCVKQFENKEDLLAHLKTHTGDKPYVCQVCLKSFSQWANLKCHILSGHHAKQGLLICEYCEAYYDSQESLEEHLKTHSGKNPYICNVCQKTYSSSANLKKHVKIHTSVKNFPCDICNKAFYTHSLLKNHLMTHQGEKPFSCQYCDKSFINKYRLKSHTYIHTGEKPYECEYCQRHFRNQSVLRRHIRVHTGEHPYSCPYCKKTFKTHSENKLHIRIHTGEKPYTCTFCNKTFRTHSAIKIHQKTHSVDNRFLGFLKCSWCSSKFRNMEDLRMHVNKLHDENWEPENMALNAIDEEVMEVTVQNEEDFDEDEDGEEEEEEEDEEVEEFELVGLDDVIKTEPLDNDMIEEIDFFV; encoded by the exons ATGGAATGTGCCGAATCTGTATTCATCGAAGAAGGCGCATGTGAAACCGTTGTCGCCGATGATGTAGTGGTTGATGAGATTATACAAGCTGAAGAAGTGATCCAAGGTGAAGAGGTAATTCAAACCGATGAGGTGATTCAAGCTGATGACTGTGGTCAAGATGAATCTCTGCAAGCT CAGGAAAACAATGAGAACGCTCAGTGGTACCTATATTTACTGCAAGCTGACCAAGCACTGGATCAATTACGTGGTACCAAAGTTGAGATCGAACTACCCgaagaaaaagttgaacaaatCGACGCAGGTTACGAGTGTGAGATCGAGGATATGGGTCAGCTACAAGAAGAAGACGTTAATGTAGAGACCGAAGAACATTACGACTATAATATCGATGCCATTCGTCAAATACAAGAGgctaaagttgaaattcaacaaGACGGATTTAATTACACGATCGACGAAGAGAATGGATTCAAACATGAGCCTCCAGAGAACATAGAGTTAGATAATATTGATCCCAATCTGTATGCTGAGTTCGCTTCCGAG GTGGTAATTGGAGAAGAAGTAGTGATAGGCGACGAAGTTGTGATCGAGACCGAAGGCGATATTACCTTCAATTACCGCCAAGGAGAAAATTCAGATATTCCGTTAAATTGTCGACACTGCAACAAAACGTTCCACAAACGTAGTAAACTAGAGCAACACGAACGTATGCATACCGGTGAACGACGATTCAAGTGTCCTCATTGTGAAAAAGGATTCAACCAGAGAGTCAATTTAGATAACCACATCCGCGTACATACCGGCGAAAAACCATTCACTTGCGAATTCTGTTCGAAAAGTTTCAGTCAGCAAGGCAACCTGAAAACGCATATGCAGAAGCATTTATATATCGAGTACTTCATTTGCCCGCATTGCAAGGATAATTTCCGCTCTAAATCTGAGCTCAACGAGCACATTAAAACTCACAAAGATACCCTCATACTGGAATGTCCGTTCTGCCAATCGGTTTTCAATACCGAAGACGAAGTCAACGAACACATGCAAATACACTCCGGTGATCATTTGTTTTTGTGCTTAATTTGCAAAGACAATTTTGGTTCGCAAGAAGAGTTGAATGATCACGTCAAAATGCATACTCAAAATTACGAATGTATATATTGTAAACAAATGTTCGAACAAGAAGACGACCTCATCGATCATTTTGACCGACTGCACCGTCACGGAGACTTATACGAATGTACCGACTGTAAGCAGTATTTCGAAACTGCTGCCGAACTGAATTATCACAGCGATACCCACAAAGGTGAAAACCCCTTCAAATGTACAATCTGTGGTGAGCGATTTTACACCGAGGGTTTGCTCGCAAAACACGTTAAACTTCACGAAGGCCACAAATCGTTCGTTTGCTCGTATTGTAATCGCAGTTTCAGCCAGAAAGGTAATTTGAACACTCACATCAGACGGCATACCGGTGAAAGACCATTCAAGTGTACCGGTTGTAACAAGATGTTCAGCGATTACTCTACGTACACGAGACACGTACGAGTGCACACCAAAGAGAAACCGTACACTTGCGAATACTGCTTGAGACCGTTTTCGCAATTGTCCAATTTAAAATGTCATATTCAAAGACGTCACGATCACGTCGAGAGTAAATTCGAATGCGAATACTGCGtgaaacaatttgaaaacaaagaaGACCTATTAGCACATTTGAAAACTCACACCGGCGATAAACCTTACGTTTGTCAAGTCTGCTTGAAGAGCTTCAGTCAATGGGCGAACTTGAAATGTCACATTTTGAGCGGTCATCACGCCAAACAAGGATTATTGATATGCGAATACTGCGAAGCTTACTACGACTCGCAAGAAAGTCTCGAAGAGCATCTGAAAACCCACTCCGGTAAAAATCCCTACATTTGTAACGTCTGCCAGAAAACCTACAGTTCATCGGCCAATCTCAAGAAACACGTCAAGATACACACCAGCGTGAAAAACTTCCCTTGTGACATCTGTAACAAAGCTTTCTATACGCATTCTCTACTCAAGAACCATCTTATGACCCACCAAGGCGAGAAACCATTCAGTTGCCAGTACTGCGATAAGAGCTTTATTAATAAATATCGTCTGAAAAGCCACACATACATTCACACTGGCGAAAAACCCTACGAATGCGAGTACTGTCAACGCCACTTCCGAAACCAATCCGTTCTCAGACGTCATATTAGAGTGCACACCGGCGAACATCCATATTCTTGTCCGTACtgtaaaaaaacattcaaaacgcACTCGGAAAACAAACTTCACATAAGAATTCATACCGGAGAAAAGCCCTACACTTGCACGTTCTGTAATAAAACCTTCCGCACGCATTCGGCCATTAAAATACATCAAAAGACTCACTCCGTTGATAACAGATTcttaggttttttgaaatgcaGCTGGTGTAGTTCCAAGTTCCGTAATATGGAAGATTTACGCATGCACGTTAATAAGCTACACGATGAGAATTGGGAACCTGAGAATATGGCTTTGAATGCGATCGATGAGGAAGTTATGGAAGTGACAGTTCAGAACGAAGAAGACTTTGATGAGGACGAGGAtggtgaagaagaagaagaagaggaagatGAAGAAGTGGAAGAATTCGAACTTGTCGGACTAGATGACGTTATTAAAACCGAACCTTTGGATAACGATATGATAGaagaaattgacttttttgtgTGA